The following proteins come from a genomic window of Sorghum bicolor cultivar BTx623 chromosome 3, Sorghum_bicolor_NCBIv3, whole genome shotgun sequence:
- the LOC110433958 gene encoding protein IQ-DOMAIN 31-like isoform X1, giving the protein MGKSPGKWIKSVLLGKKSTKSGSTKVNESKADNNRYSTGEDRTLSENSPVISEPVLVNIHKNVAVNVMAENVSDREARQDLQNQSIVEPKSSSPSQLGEDQAAAKAQAAFRGYLARRSFRTLKGIIRLQALIRGHLVRRQAVSTLRTTWLIVKFQALVRGRNVRLSGGHTQFNVKLGQHNFGGVGSSDAWKEKLSSNAYVRKLLSSPIVLEPLHFQYDKRDPNSTYNWFERWTIGCIWKPAFQPKRVADGKPLVKKASYAMETESAKLKRNIRKGSAAVAGSFHTSGESDKVKRNPKKISSFPADSVPDSQLSELEKVKRNLRKVTDSMAEASKISSSRVDSSKVCDSTADVPKESNPVVEISKTPSLMNGISDHQGIQCENTREASFPLETQEYSDSDHLLRYSNMDSLDLVPGLKSDREIQLDSVSVGENVDDPIVVAPAVEEMPLQNIDIEDNVLWKKEEARSKEENLSNGSLRTSKRKSSFPNKSEYVENGTHATPVQPRQPSYMAATESAKAKLRAQNSPRLDSDSSAEKNGFTRRHSLPSSTKSRAIKAEWKR; this is encoded by the exons ATGGGCAAGTCACCGGGGAAGTGGATCAAATCGGTGCTTTTGGGGAAGAAATCTACCAAGTCAGGTTCTACCAAGGTGAATGAATCG aaggCTGATAACAACAGATATTCAACTGGGGAGGACCGCACATTATCTGAGAATTCTCCTGTGATTTCTGAGCCGGTACTAGTTAACATCCACAAGAATGTAGCTGTCAATGTGATGGCTGAAAATGTCAGTGATAGGGAAGCGCGACAAGATCTGCAGAACCAAAGTATTGTTGAGCCCAAATCATCGTCTCCTAGTCAGCTGGGAGAAGACCAAGCTGCAGCAAAGGCACAGGCAGCCTTTCGTGGTTACCTG GCACGAAGGTCATTCCGTACATTAAAAGGTATCATAAGACTTCAGGCACTGATTCGAGGGCATCTTGTAAGGAGGCAGGCTGTATCAACCCTTCGTACAACATGGTTGATTGTGAAGTTTCAGGCTCTTGTTCGTGGAAGAAATGTTAGACTCTCTGGTGGTCACACACAATTCAATGTGAAGCTTGGGCAGCATAACTTTGGG GGTGTTGGATCATCTGATGCATGGAAAGAGAAGCTGTCTTCAAATGCTTATGTTCGGAag CTTCTGTCTTCACCAATTGTGCTAGAACCTCTTCACTTCCAATATGACAAGAGGGATCCCAATTCAACCTACAACTGGTTTGAGAGATGGACCATAGGATGCATCTGGAAACCTGCTTTTCAACCCAAAAGAGTTGCTGATGGGAAACCACTGGTAAAGAAGGCTAGTTATGCAATGGAAACTGAATCAGCCAAGTTAAAGCGCAACATTCGGAAGGGTTCTGCTGCTGTCGCTGGGAGTTTCCATACATCTGGTGAATCTGATAAAGTAAAGCGGAATCCAAAGAAAATCTCTAGCTTCCCTGCTGATTCAGTACCAGATAGCCAGTTATCTGAACTTGAAAAGGTTAAAAGGAACCTCAGGAAGGTAACTGATTCGATGGCTGAAGCCTCAAAGATATCTAGTTCCAGGGTTGATTCCTCGAAGGTATGTGATTCTACAGCTGATGTCCCAAAGGAATCTAATCCTGTGGTAGAAATCTCAAAGACACCTAGTCTCATGAATGGGATCTCTGACCATCAAGGTATTCAATGTGAGAATACACGTGAGGCTTCATTTCCTCTTGAAACTCAAGAATACTCTGACAGTGATCATCTGTTACGATATTCAAATATGGATAGCTTGGACTTGGTACCTGGTTTGAAAAGTGACCGGGAAATTCAGCTGGATTCGGTTTCTGTAGGAGAAAATGTTGATGATCCCATTGTTGTTGCTCCAGCAGTTGAAGAAATGCCACTGCAAAACATTGATATTGAAGACAATGTTTTGTGGAAGAAAGAGGAAGCAAGGTCCAAGGAAGAGAACCTGTCTAATGGAAGCCTTAGAACTAGCAAGAGGAAGTCTTCATTCCCCAACAAATCAGAATATGTAGAAAATGGGACTCACGCTACTCCTGTTCAGCCAAGGCAGCCAAGCTATATGGCTGCGACGGAGTCCGCAAAGGCGAAACTGCGAGCCCAGAATTCACCAAGGCTGGATTCTGATTCATCAGCAGAGAAGAATGGTTTCACCCGACGCCACTCTCTTCCTTCCAGCACAAAGA GTAGAGCAATCAAAGCTGAGTGGAAGCGCTGA
- the LOC110433958 gene encoding protein IQ-DOMAIN 31-like isoform X2, whose protein sequence is MGKSPGKWIKSVLLGKKSTKSGSTKVNESADNNRYSTGEDRTLSENSPVISEPVLVNIHKNVAVNVMAENVSDREARQDLQNQSIVEPKSSSPSQLGEDQAAAKAQAAFRGYLARRSFRTLKGIIRLQALIRGHLVRRQAVSTLRTTWLIVKFQALVRGRNVRLSGGHTQFNVKLGQHNFGGVGSSDAWKEKLSSNAYVRKLLSSPIVLEPLHFQYDKRDPNSTYNWFERWTIGCIWKPAFQPKRVADGKPLVKKASYAMETESAKLKRNIRKGSAAVAGSFHTSGESDKVKRNPKKISSFPADSVPDSQLSELEKVKRNLRKVTDSMAEASKISSSRVDSSKVCDSTADVPKESNPVVEISKTPSLMNGISDHQGIQCENTREASFPLETQEYSDSDHLLRYSNMDSLDLVPGLKSDREIQLDSVSVGENVDDPIVVAPAVEEMPLQNIDIEDNVLWKKEEARSKEENLSNGSLRTSKRKSSFPNKSEYVENGTHATPVQPRQPSYMAATESAKAKLRAQNSPRLDSDSSAEKNGFTRRHSLPSSTKSRAIKAEWKR, encoded by the exons ATGGGCAAGTCACCGGGGAAGTGGATCAAATCGGTGCTTTTGGGGAAGAAATCTACCAAGTCAGGTTCTACCAAGGTGAATGAATCG gCTGATAACAACAGATATTCAACTGGGGAGGACCGCACATTATCTGAGAATTCTCCTGTGATTTCTGAGCCGGTACTAGTTAACATCCACAAGAATGTAGCTGTCAATGTGATGGCTGAAAATGTCAGTGATAGGGAAGCGCGACAAGATCTGCAGAACCAAAGTATTGTTGAGCCCAAATCATCGTCTCCTAGTCAGCTGGGAGAAGACCAAGCTGCAGCAAAGGCACAGGCAGCCTTTCGTGGTTACCTG GCACGAAGGTCATTCCGTACATTAAAAGGTATCATAAGACTTCAGGCACTGATTCGAGGGCATCTTGTAAGGAGGCAGGCTGTATCAACCCTTCGTACAACATGGTTGATTGTGAAGTTTCAGGCTCTTGTTCGTGGAAGAAATGTTAGACTCTCTGGTGGTCACACACAATTCAATGTGAAGCTTGGGCAGCATAACTTTGGG GGTGTTGGATCATCTGATGCATGGAAAGAGAAGCTGTCTTCAAATGCTTATGTTCGGAag CTTCTGTCTTCACCAATTGTGCTAGAACCTCTTCACTTCCAATATGACAAGAGGGATCCCAATTCAACCTACAACTGGTTTGAGAGATGGACCATAGGATGCATCTGGAAACCTGCTTTTCAACCCAAAAGAGTTGCTGATGGGAAACCACTGGTAAAGAAGGCTAGTTATGCAATGGAAACTGAATCAGCCAAGTTAAAGCGCAACATTCGGAAGGGTTCTGCTGCTGTCGCTGGGAGTTTCCATACATCTGGTGAATCTGATAAAGTAAAGCGGAATCCAAAGAAAATCTCTAGCTTCCCTGCTGATTCAGTACCAGATAGCCAGTTATCTGAACTTGAAAAGGTTAAAAGGAACCTCAGGAAGGTAACTGATTCGATGGCTGAAGCCTCAAAGATATCTAGTTCCAGGGTTGATTCCTCGAAGGTATGTGATTCTACAGCTGATGTCCCAAAGGAATCTAATCCTGTGGTAGAAATCTCAAAGACACCTAGTCTCATGAATGGGATCTCTGACCATCAAGGTATTCAATGTGAGAATACACGTGAGGCTTCATTTCCTCTTGAAACTCAAGAATACTCTGACAGTGATCATCTGTTACGATATTCAAATATGGATAGCTTGGACTTGGTACCTGGTTTGAAAAGTGACCGGGAAATTCAGCTGGATTCGGTTTCTGTAGGAGAAAATGTTGATGATCCCATTGTTGTTGCTCCAGCAGTTGAAGAAATGCCACTGCAAAACATTGATATTGAAGACAATGTTTTGTGGAAGAAAGAGGAAGCAAGGTCCAAGGAAGAGAACCTGTCTAATGGAAGCCTTAGAACTAGCAAGAGGAAGTCTTCATTCCCCAACAAATCAGAATATGTAGAAAATGGGACTCACGCTACTCCTGTTCAGCCAAGGCAGCCAAGCTATATGGCTGCGACGGAGTCCGCAAAGGCGAAACTGCGAGCCCAGAATTCACCAAGGCTGGATTCTGATTCATCAGCAGAGAAGAATGGTTTCACCCGACGCCACTCTCTTCCTTCCAGCACAAAGA GTAGAGCAATCAAAGCTGAGTGGAAGCGCTGA